One Peterkaempfera bronchialis DNA window includes the following coding sequences:
- a CDS encoding PspC domain-containing protein, translating to MTDDRTPPSPAEGPAAPGEAAASRSGREQRQATGDRGGDGTGSGASGGATAAEDGPDAPRPPLVRSDRHRVVAGVCGGLGRHLDIDPVVFRVVVAVLCLSGGLGLFLYGLAWLIVPAEGSRKTEIQRVLTGQVDAQSIGAVLLTVIGTGVFFSWMDRGDHLFPLLLLGVLIFFAVRYDPERRGHREGDRQSRRSQGPYDRHLDREEMRAWRQEWHAQWRQQRQQFRDEWAVRREEVRRAAQSPTGYRWDPRHPERNPYAPHDAPPPTAAAPAWWQREDLPAGDPLRKPGAGPSTAPPAGPSAGPEPDAPCLMRPSRHHPWQHPPYQRERSFLGPVALLLSLGAGAAVWAASGGQNGEVRLTTVLAAVLLVQGLALLIATRWGRVRGLVLPALLTTLALAAAGTVDLPIRASVGERIWVPADVSQVERTYSLGAGNARLDLSRIDPAGATVATSVRLGAGDLTVTVPNNVTLRVVVHSAAGEVQLPGGDRIGGVGTEHRANLPPLGGAESKGTITLDLKVGLGDVRVVRQ from the coding sequence ATGACGGACGACCGCACGCCACCCTCGCCGGCCGAAGGGCCCGCCGCCCCCGGCGAAGCCGCAGCGAGTCGCAGTGGACGCGAGCAGCGACAGGCGACCGGGGACCGAGGGGGCGACGGCACCGGGTCGGGCGCGTCCGGCGGCGCCACCGCCGCCGAGGACGGCCCCGACGCACCCCGCCCACCGCTGGTACGCAGCGACCGCCACCGGGTGGTGGCCGGGGTCTGCGGCGGTCTCGGCCGCCATCTCGACATCGACCCGGTGGTCTTCCGGGTGGTGGTCGCGGTGCTCTGCCTCTCCGGCGGCCTCGGGCTGTTCCTGTACGGCCTGGCCTGGCTGATCGTCCCCGCCGAGGGGTCCCGCAAGACCGAGATCCAGCGGGTGCTCACCGGCCAGGTGGACGCCCAGTCGATCGGCGCGGTCCTGCTCACCGTGATCGGCACCGGTGTCTTCTTCTCCTGGATGGACCGTGGCGACCACCTCTTCCCGCTGCTGCTGCTCGGCGTGCTGATCTTCTTCGCGGTGCGGTACGACCCCGAGCGGCGCGGCCACCGCGAGGGCGATCGCCAGTCGCGCCGCTCGCAGGGCCCGTACGACCGGCACCTCGACCGCGAGGAGATGCGCGCCTGGCGGCAGGAGTGGCACGCGCAGTGGCGGCAGCAGCGTCAGCAGTTCCGCGACGAGTGGGCGGTACGGCGGGAGGAGGTGCGGCGGGCCGCCCAGTCGCCGACCGGCTACCGCTGGGACCCGAGGCACCCCGAGCGCAACCCGTACGCCCCCCATGACGCGCCGCCGCCGACCGCCGCCGCGCCCGCCTGGTGGCAGCGCGAGGACCTGCCAGCCGGCGACCCGCTGCGCAAGCCCGGCGCCGGGCCGTCCACCGCACCGCCAGCCGGGCCATCCGCCGGGCCGGAGCCGGATGCGCCCTGCCTGATGCGCCCGTCCCGGCACCACCCCTGGCAGCACCCGCCGTACCAGCGTGAACGGAGCTTCCTCGGCCCGGTCGCCCTGCTGCTGTCGCTGGGGGCGGGCGCGGCGGTGTGGGCCGCCTCGGGCGGGCAGAACGGCGAGGTCCGGCTGACCACGGTGCTGGCTGCGGTCCTGCTGGTGCAGGGCCTTGCGCTGCTGATCGCCACCCGGTGGGGACGGGTGCGGGGGCTGGTGCTGCCCGCCCTGCTCACCACCCTGGCGCTGGCCGCCGCAGGCACCGTCGACCTGCCGATCAGGGCGTCCGTGGGCGAGCGCATCTGGGTACCGGCCGATGTCTCCCAGGTGGAGCGGACCTACAGCCTGGGGGCGGGCAACGCCCGCCTGGACCTCAGCCGGATCGACCCGGCCGGCGCCACCGTCGCCACCAGCGTGCGGCTCGGCGCCGGCGACCTCACCGTCACCGTGCCGAACAACGTCACGCTGCGGGTGGTCGTGCACAGCGCGGCGGGCGAGGTCCAGCTGCCGGGGGGCGACCGCATCGGAGGGGTGGGCACTGAGCACCGGGCCAACCTGCCGCCGCTCGGCGGCGCAGAATCGAAGGGCACCATCACCCTCGACCTCAAGGTCGGGCTGGGAGACGTAAGGGTGGTCCGCCAGTGA